One part of the Kryptolebias marmoratus isolate JLee-2015 linkage group LG13, ASM164957v2, whole genome shotgun sequence genome encodes these proteins:
- the bhlha9 gene encoding class A basic helix-loop-helix protein 9 → MSCSSIAGSEISEEELELDVLGHGDDEGSSKPSFQDSERSTNSPRDPEDSQTKKHNRPVRSKARRMAANVRERKRILDYNQAFNALRVALNHDLSGKRLSKIATLQRAINRISALSVFLNLNPPNKPCTHRECHRSSVGPAVMRASRLEKTRVALPRLDHQIYVPWHASITQQMQSQQGPHMHHLSTDQHVYMDNTLSSCPPSPHYPCYPSEGHFYASQGHCSSPEDHLPSPLRCAQMGEGLGYKPGMWASCAQGYIDNFVEPTSTLGIPWQVSDHSLPLCSDIL, encoded by the coding sequence GCTGGTTCTGAGATTTCTGAGGAAGAGCTTGAACTCGACGTGCTGGGGCACGGTGATGATGAGGGAAGTTCCAAGCCATCTTTCCAAGACAGCGAAAGATCAACAAACAGCCCCAGGGACCCAGAAGACAGCCAGACCAAGAAGCACAATAGACCAGTCCGCTCAAAAGCTCGAAGAATGGCTGCTAATGTGCGTGAACGGAAGCGCATATTAGACTACAACCAAGCCTTCAATGCCCTCCGTGTTGCCCTCAATCATGATCTGAGTGGCAAAAGACTATCTAAGATAGCCACTCTTCAAAGGGCCATCAATCGCATCTCTGCTCTGTCTGTCTTCCTGAATTTAAATCCTCCCAACAAGCCCTGCACTCACCGGGAATGCCACAGGTCATCTGTAGGGCCAGCTGTGATGAGAGCATCTCGACTCGAAAAGACTAGGGTCGCTCTTCCTCGTCTGGATCATCAGATCTATGTCCCGTGGCATGCATCCATCACTCAACAGATGCAGTCTCAACAGGGGCCCCACATGCACCATTTGTCCACGGACCAACATGTTTACATGGATAACACCCTGTCATCGTGCCCACCATCACCACACTACCCCTGTTATCCCAGTGAGGGACACTTTTATGCTTCACAAGGACACTGCAGCAGCCCTGAAGATCATCTGCCCAGTCCACTACGATGCGCTCAGATGGGCGAGGGGTTGGGGTACAAACCAGGGATGTGGGCCTCTTGTGCTCAAGGATACATAGACAATTTTGTGGAGCCAACTTCTACTCTCGGGATTCCATGGCAAGTGTCGGATCACAGCCTTCCTTTGTGCTCTGATATACTGTAA